TTAAGGCATATTAGGTCCTATAAATTAAAAAAATCTATCTTATTGTATTGTTCCATGACTCAACATACTttgttttttatttaataaatttaaatataaatatgaataaaatATTCAAAATATGCTCAAATTTGGTTCTCAGGAGTAGTATATATAGAAGGTGAAGTTTGTTTACATTTGTGAAACACCCATCAGTGTTGGGTTGTGTTTGAGTAGTCTACTCTCTTGCACCAATACTTGTGTTTCCCTGCTTAAAGCCGCTACCAAAATGAAGGTATCTTGTTAATGTTGCTCTGTTTTCGTTTTTACaagatatatatatgtttttattcaatttttttattattattatggtattgttaattgttaatgtaGAAAATACTACTCCTACATAATTTATATTCAtcgatttaaattttatttttaaattttattcaTCGATTTAAATTTTATAATGTTAAATTTTATTTAACATTATACCACATTTAATGTGTCTTCAATTAAATGACATTTTAACCTGTCGTCAAAAAACAATGCCTGTCAACATAGTAAACAAAGTAATAAATGAAGCTAAATTTTAGAGTTACATAGTATATTTGCAAACAAAAATAGTAGACATCTAATCTAAATCTAAATATGAGTTGAAACAaaagaagtatattaatattactccttaatatttatataaaataagcaaaatttgtattattttttagcATACAGAGTATATTTTAGATAGTCATTTTCCGTAGATACAATAAACCAATTTAAGGATTACAGTGAATATTAAGATGTTAACTACTACTCTCTCGTCACAACCTGAATATTCAGTTTACTAGTTTTCTATTCCAAATTAATTGTTTACATAAACAAAAATAACTATAAAAAATATTAAATCTTGAAATTATTTTAACTTATACTCATAGTAACTTATTTATCAAGCTTCGTTTCCCAAACTTCAGTATATATCATAGAAGTACGATTTACAAGTtatcatattattataatttttctaaCGACGTCTCTTAAGGCCGTCGTTAATatgtataagtatattttatatagtaGTTAatactgattttttttttataattattcaaATGTACAATATAAATTACGCACTTTAACAACAACTTTAAGAATTATCATTAGAAAAAAATTCGTTATAAAGTAAACACTTTTTAAGATATATTTTCAGGACGAAAGAAAAAAAATTTGTACAAAATTTACCCCTAAATACGGAAATTATATCCTTCATTTTAATACAATCTGGAGTCGAACTTTATGATCAAGTACGTACTCTGAATACAAAATTTGAAAATGACCTTTTTATTTTATCGCTAAGGAAATGATATAAAATAAGATACATTTGAAAAAGAATAAACAAAGAAAAACATGAGTCCGCGTCTCGAGTCTTTTTCAATTTTCTCTATTCTTTGTTTATTGTGTAATTAATACCagtaattactaataattaatacttGTAAACGTAGTTATAAATAAGggaaatttttaattattaaaaattaaatttaTGCATAAAATACTATTACATTAACTTAATTGATGATAGTTATTTTCAAGAAGTGTGTAGTTATTTTTAATATAGAAATAAATGATGTATGTATGAATTTGTAAAGACAATACAAaagaatatcatacaaaaattcttAAATGAATACAAATATTATATCCTAACTACAGTATTAAATTAAAGAATTTTCGAACGAAAATTATTAAGGTGatcattaaaatgtataaatatattcTACAATTGAATCATCTTAAACACAAAGTTTATATTGACTGCTACGTATATTATACTTACATTGCATGTTAACGACGTTTTTAAACTTTTATCtattaaaattttttatataaattaaaaagaaCAAAATATAAACCCAACCCACTCATTAGTGTTTATATAAACCCATTCATTCCACCCTTAAAATCACATCCCTCACACCATTATCATATCTTCTCTAATTTCTCAATACGTCAATCCAAAGTCAACATACTACATTTGACTACACAAACTATACTTTAATATATTATCTTATATTATCTCATTAATTCTGTTATCTTGAGAATTTTATGTTACGAACCACCCACTCTAATTCTACACAAAACTTTAGTTTCATATATACGAAAAACCATTGAAATAtattgaaacttgtatttttgtttgCTTTTCGGAATAAGATGGGAGAACATGCTGCCGGAAAGTTCGAAATTGCCGCAGGTTTTGCTCCTCAAGCACCTTCAAAGTGCTTTGATGACGACGGTCGACTTAAAAGAACTGGTACGTTTTTTGTCACCCTCAATTTTATGTTCTATTAtctttttaatactttattttcTCATGCAAAAAAATAATTACTCAGTACTTCAGTACCTCCTACTAAAAATAAGATCACACTAGTCGATCACTATCTAAAGTAAATGGTAAAAATAACAACTTTTTAAAGATTTTACGTTTTTTATGTGAAAAAATACACATAATCATGCTTGTTCATGTTGTATGTACGTTgaaaattattttttttagttatgCATGATCAAATGATCTTCATAATTAGATAATCAGTTTCAAAACGCAGTCCAATAGGGCCGGTTTTCATATGAATATTGATTGATATGTGACTAAATGTTATTTTTTGGAATTGATTAGGGACTGTTTGGACTGCAAGTGCACATATCATAACTGCGGTTATAGGCTCCGGGGTGTTGTCGTTAGCATGGGCGACAGCGCAACTCGGTTGGGTCGCGGGACCCACTGTTCTTTTCCTATTTTCATTTGTTACATATTACACTTCTTGCCTTCTAGCTGCCTGTTACCGGTCTGGGGACCCTGTTAATGGgaaaaggaactatacatacatgGAAGCTGTTCAAAACAATCTTGGTATCAACTTTTTCCACCATTTTTAAATATTTCAAAATTTTTTAATTTGAGTAAAGGCTAAAGTTGGTATCTTTTGTTATTTCTCAGGTGGGTTTCAAGTTAAAATTTGTGGGTTGATTCAGTATTTTAATCTTGTTGGGGTAGCTATTGGATACACCATTGCAGCTTCTATtagtatgatgtgagttttcatctCCAAAGACTTGTTATTTCTTGGctgattttgaagataaaattatataatttaaaaaagTTTTGTAACATTATTGTTTTTGGTGTTTTGTGAATAAATAACAGAGCAGTAAAGAAATCAAGTTGTTTCCATGAAAAGGGACATGATAATCCATGTGGGGTATCAGGGACACCATATATGATGATGTTTGGTGTTTTAGAAATCTTGTTTTCTCAAATTCCAGATTTTGATCAAATTTCATGGCTTTCAATGGTGGCTGCTGTTATGTCATTCACTTATTCATCCATTGGTCTTGGCCTTGGGATTTcaaaagttgttggtaagtttttaATTTTGACATTAAAAGAAATTAATTGGTATTAGTAGTTAGTCAAATTTAATTAATTTTGGTGTCAAAATGTCAAAGACTATAAACTACTACTAATACTTTTAATGCAAAAAGTTTTAGTGTACAAAAGATTCTAGCTAGACCATAGTATAAAAATGTTGAAAATAGAAAAGGTAGTTaacaaatacggagtaattaatttaCATTAAGGGAATTAACAATTTTATTTCTTTACTTTTTTTATGATTACCAGAAAATAGAAAAGTAAAAGGAAGCCTCACTGGAATTAGCATTGGAGCTGTTACTCCATCAGGAACTGTTACTGAAATTCAAAAAATATGGAGGAGCTTTCAAGCACTTGGAGCCATTGCTTTTGCTTATTCTTATTCCCTCATCCTCATTGAAATTCAGGTATTTAAAAAAACTAACAACTTGATATAAATGAAAAACGGATATGGTTTTTCTATTCAGACTAAACGGGGGAAACGGGTATTTTTATTTAGATATACACGACCTAAACCAGTTACCTGTGATAGTTCCTGACGTACCCTTGGTCAATATGCTATTAGTAAGTATTGAACCCGGAACCTTTTATAATTATATTAGGACCCCAACTACTTAACTCTATTTTTCGATCCATACTTCTAAAATAATACAAGAAAAGATTGAAAAATCTAAACAATGTTACTTTTTGTAATTAAATTCAGGATACAATCAAATCACCACCAGCAGAGTACAAAACCATGAAGAAGGCAACTATGATTAGTGTGGTGACAACAACAATCTTCTACATGTTTTGTGGATGTTTCGGCTACGCAGCATTTGGAGACATGTCACCCGGAAACCTCCTAACAGGATTCGGTTTCTACAACCCTTATTGGCTACTCGACATTGCAAATGCCGCCATCGTTATCCACTTAGTCGGGGCCTACCAAGTCTACTGTCAACCCTTATTCGCCTTCGTAGAAACCACGGCTTCTAGATATTTCCCTGAAAGCAAATTCATCAACAACGATATCGACATCCCAATCCCATTCGGTGGGTACAAGCTCAACTTGTTCCGATTAGTATGGAGAACCGCGTTTGTGTGCATGACCACAATTGTTGCGTTACTGATGCCTTTTTTCAACGACGTTGTTGGGATACTTGGAGCGTTTGGATTTTGGCCATTGACTGTTTATTTCCCGGTCGAAATGTATATTGTTCAAAAGAAGATACCAAAATGGAGTACgcgatggatttcattacaaatatTGAGTGTTGCTTGTCTCATAATTTCGCTATGTGCTGCAGCTGGATCGTTTGCCGGAGTGGCGTCTGATCTAAAAGTCTATACCCCATTCAAGACAGTATATTGATTAAGGATTAAAAGTTGTAGTGTTATGATCTTTAGAAAGTTAAAAGAAGATTTCACAACATGTTTGTTTCAACTTATTGATAAAACAATCCTGAAGAAAAGGGGTTGTCATTCTACCCATGTAGTTTTTATTGTTATTTGGCAACTTGTATGTATCTTCTTTATGTATGTATTGGAATTGGAATTAAATCACTCTCAAGTCTAACAATTCCAATTTTTGGTCTTGTTTCTATCATGATTTGTTTACATTATGACCATttaaagtaaaacactatttacaatTGTACAAAAttgaaaaaatttaaaatttatatgaatATAGATGAATATTTATTAACCCGTTTAATTCGATAGATATGAATATATGAATAGATGATTTGAAAGTATATGAATTAAAAAAATTCAAATGGATATGATGTGGATATAATATCAACCGATTCATTCTCATTCCTACTTAGACTAATATCCGAAATTATTTTTGTTAAGAGAACTATCTATATATActttttcaaaatttaattttttttaataactcTTCTTAAAGAGTACTCACATTTGATGAATTAATTTTTCCTAATAAACTATAAACTTTTAAAAATGCATTTTGATTTGAATacattaaatataaattttaaataatgatttatttttttaaataataaattaaaaaaacaCATTAATTAaggaaataataaattaaaaaaaaaaacatatttaacATGTATAAATTACAAATACTGTCCACATAAAAAACGACGCCGCTAATAATATGCTACAACCATTTATTTTGTAACCTTACTATTGGATTTAGTTTAATATTTCCTCGTAGATAAAGTTGAGAGACTATAGCTGTCGGTAGCCCAATAGCGTATAACCCCATCCCCATTATCTACGGGATAGTATTTTGAGTTATCGAACCAGATTCTTCAACTGGTGCACGTCCCAAAACAAGGATGTGAGTTTCTTCTTGAGTCTTAAAGATAGAATAGCAAAAAGTTGCTCGACTAGTAAATTATTCAATATAAGTTGTCAATTTAGAAACCACACTTCGTATTATTATgttgtaaatataaataaatatacatgCATGTCGCATGGTTTGTCTTTATACGTCCCGTGATCACTCTAGAACTCATAAGTCAACCTCGATTTTTTGTTACTTGCGGAAAAActgatatatattaatattaatattaatatatataaatattaatatatatatatatatatatatatatatatatatatatatatatatatatatatatatatatatatataaagtactttttttttttttgaaaagcaagtagaTTGAGATTAAAAGAAAAACGAGTAATTACAATACAAGGCGCCGGTCAAACAAGGATGACCGACCCAAAATTAAAGCACGAAAAATACAAGTGAGTGCATACTAACACTCTATCAATCCGATTACAAATCTAAAAACTTTTGAGGACTAACAAGCCAATTGAGCCAATCGATAAATTTGCCTTTAATCCGATTCGAGATCCATTCAAACGACTTAACTTGGATCTCGCTTACTAAAACCGACGCACTCCACGAATCTTTACTAAAAGCCATCAAATTTCGGTTTTTCCACAAGTAATAAGCGCACACCCATACTACGGCTTGCCAAATTCTATGACCAAGAGTAGATGATGAGTGAGCTAGATTACCCTCAATATCTCCCACATTCGAGAATGAACACGAACCAAAATTCCACCACTTATGAAGACGGGTCCAAACATCACGAGCATATTTGCATTCAATGAGAGAATGATCAACCGATTCGAGACCATCATCACAAACATGGCATCGAACACTATGAAGATCGATGCCCCTTTTGTCAAGTTCGATTCGAACCGGGATTCTCTTCTTTAACGATCTCCAAATAAAGATTTCAATTTTTTTAGGGACCAAGTTGTTTCTCAATGTTCTTTTACTACCAATGGGATTCCCAAGTATATGAGTATCTAGGAGAGACGATAGCTTCTTGACCGTGAAAATACCATTGTTTGCGAGACCCCACTTCCAAGATTCACGAGTGTTGAAATCGAATTGAAAAGATTTTAATAAGTTTTCAATCTCAACCAATTCGTTTAAAGTTCTACCTCTAGGATCGCGTAGCCAAGACCAAGAAATACAGCACGACGATGCATTTTGACTACCAATACCTGCACGGTTACCGAGAGGAGGAGAGTGATGGGCAGAATTTCGCTGAGCAGAAGCTGAATTCGGCCGAGAACCAAAGACAACAGCCGGAAACTCGCAGCCCCCACCTGCATCAGACACGACAACAGAAGCTGCAGCAGCAATTTCAGTAGCTGCTGTTCCGGTGTGCCTGGATGATGGAGCAGAGGATATCCGATCACTAACCATTGCATCCTTATTTGACTCGAGCATATAAAGCCTCGGAAACAAATCCTTCAAACAAGCCGACCCGCACCAATTATCTTTCCAAAACAAAGTGGACTTTCCATCGCCAATTGATTTATTGAAAGAATTTTTGAAAGCGACATCACAATCTTCAATGGCATTACCTGCAAGAATAATGTTGTACCAAATGCTTGAGACCGATTGATGAGCAAGCCCATCACCAGCTCTTAAGCCACCGTCAATTCCATAAATACTTCGGATGATTTTAGTCCAAAGACAatcggtttcggttttaaacctccaccaccatttacccaaAAGGGCAAGGTTCTTGCCCTTTAAGGACCCAATATTAAGCCCCCCCCcccgccccccccccccccccgccccATAAGCTAAGCAAGTATGCGCCCATTTAACCCAAGAAATTTTGGAACCCGAAATATCCCCACCCCAAAAAAAAGAACGTCTCACACTCTCGAGAAGCTTAAGCACACAAGGCGGGCACGAAAAAGCGCGAAATAATACAACGGAAGACTATTGAGCACCGATTTAATAAGAATTAATCTACCCCCAAAGGACAACGTCCTCATTTTCCATTCCGAAAGTCGTTTCTTGAATTTATCAATAACCGGGGTCCAATCACTAATTTTCTTCATCTTCGCACCAATAGGGAGGCCGAGATAAATAAAGGGGAATTTGCCGGCTTGGCAATGCATACGACTAGCAAGCCTCTCAACCTCGTCCATACTATCACCAACCCCATACAAACAACTCTTTTGAAAATTAACTTTTAGACCCGAAGATAGTTCAAAACATTTAAGAATGTTGATGAGATTCCTAGCGTTCGAATTGGACCATTCCCCGAAAAACatcgtgtcatccgcatattgtaaatgAGAGATCGCAACTTTATCACCTCCAATCTCAACCCCTTTAAATAGGCCACGATCAAACGCGGCCTTCGTGAGAATATTGAGCCCTTCCGCGGCAAGAATGAAGAGAAATGGGGAAAGAGGATCGCCTTGTCTAACACCTCTTCCTATCGAAAATTCCTTCGTAGGCGATCCATTGACAAGAATAGAAATGCTAGCCGATTTTAGACACGCGAGTATCCACTTGCACCATTTAGTACCAAAACCCATACAAGTCATTACTTCCATAAGAAAATCCCAATTCAAACTATCAAATGCTTTCTCGAAATCTACCTTAAAACAATGCTTCTTTTCTTTTGGTTTCTCAAATAATCAATAGACTCGTTAGCAATTAAGACACCATCAAGAATGAATCTTTCCCTAAGGAAGGCACTTTGTTTCGAGCCGATTAGCTTAGGGATCACTTTTCTTAATCTATTGGAAAGAATTTTAGCAACAATTTTATAAAAACTCCCAATAAGACTAATAGGGCGATAATCACTAAGAGTAATCGGGTCACTTTTTTTTTGGATTAAAGTGACGAATGAGGCGTTAAACTCCCTTGATAATTCACCTTTATCCCAAAACCAAGTGATAGCATTGAGAACATCATCTTTAATGATATCCCAAAACCTCTTAAAAAATCTTAGATTAAAACCATCGGGGCCCGGGGCCTTTGAGCTTCCACAATCATGAATTGCCTCAAGTACTTCCGCTTTACAAATAGGGGCTTCAAGACCCCTAGCCTCGTCGGATGAAAGCGAGGGATAAGTAAGATCCATAAGGCTAGGTCTAAAACCCGGTTGTTCTTCAAAACGACTCTTGAAATGTTGAAAAGCCGCCTCTTTTATCTCAATTGGATTTTCACACCAAACTCCATTAATAGAAAGCCCCCTAATATTGTTCTTATTATAACTTCTTTTGATGACCGAATGAAAGTATCTAGTATTCTCATCCCCTTCAAGAATCCATCGCACCCGGGCTTTTTGTTTTAGCATATTAGCTTTGATTTTTTTCTTTTTGGAACCATTCCTTCCTAGCGTCTAACCAAAGCTTCCTTTCCTCTTCATTTATGAGACCCTTTTCGGCTTTAAGTTCAAAGGAGTTGGCAACGGACTTCAACATTTCAATTTCTCCATCAAGATTACCAAACTTAAGAGAACTCCTCGATTTTATGGCAAGTTTAGTTCTTTTCATTTTATTTCTAAGACAACAATCCTTACGAGTCCCACCATCGTCTCTCCATGCTTCTTTAATGACATTATCAACATCATCAATCTCGAGCCATTCATCAAACACCTTGATCGGTTTTGGGCCAAAATTTTTGAAATCATCTTTTAGGATAATGAGACAATGATCCGATTTGCCACGATCAAGAGCTACCACTGAAAGACAACTCCACAATTCATTGAAGCAATCATTTACTAAAAACCGATCTAGTTTACTAAACTTGGTGCCATCATCACTAACGCGGGTGAAATTTCTACCTCCCAGTGGAATATCAATTAGTTTTGCATTGTTGATGAAGTTATTAAACATCTTCGCTCTACTATCGATATAATGACAATTGATTCATTCGTCTTCGGATTTAACTTCATTAAAGTCACCACAAATCACCCAAGCGTCATTTGGATCACTCGAAATCAAGTTTTGTAATTGATCCCAAAAAAGTTGATTGTATGATCATCGTGCGGTCCATAAACGTTGATGACATTAATTTTTGCTCCCGTATTCTTCCAAACACCTCGGATCCCAATACAAAAATTGCCAACAAAAGAGTCAGAAATATCAAAATAAGTTGTATCCCAAATAACCAATTGACCCCCCGATTTCCCGACCATTTCCTTTTGAATAAAGTTACAGTCTTGGTTTCCCCACAACCTACGGACCCATTGCAAATCAATAGCGTGTAATTTTGTTTCCTGAAGTAACAAAATATTAGGTTTTTCGACAAGACAAATGCTTTTTAGCCAACCAAACTTACTTTCTTTACCGACCCCGAACCCTCGAATATTTAGTGAAAGGAATTTCATAACACATATACCTATAACGACTAGATGAGGCCAGAGACTTAATGGGTGGTTTTTTCCACCCACCTAAGCCCTAATTGATCACCAAATTCCTTTACACCATTATTAGAAATAGAAAACGAAGAGTTATTTGAAAAGGATGCTTGCCTGACATTAGACGAAGACTTCTTATCGAGTGACTGAGAAGGTTGGTTAACACAATTCGAGCAAGTCGACTTGATTGGTCCATTGATTGGAATCTCTTTTCTAGCAGCGTTTTTCAAGTTCATCATTCTAGACGATGTTTTCCATCTTCGTAGCTTAGAGAAGCAACAATCCTTTCTACCAGATTTATGATTCTTTGCAGCTTTAGCATTCTCTGTGTTATTCGCCCTTTTCTCTCGAGCAATACGCCTGGACATATTTCCATCTACCTTTACAGACTTGAGTTTGTTTGGTTTAGGAACAGAAAGAATAGGCCTAGAGTTGGATGTCTGTTCACTTGGAGTAGAAGCAGGCCTGGGCCCAACAGAGGAAGAAATGTTGGGTTTACTGGATGTCATGTTACCAGGTAAGGTAGGCCCAACAGAAACCCCATTAAACGGACTGTTGGTAACAGGTGGGCTGCAAAAAGGAGTCATTGGATTTTCCAGGTTCAGTCCACTAGAGCGAATTGGGCTGAAGGGACTTGAATCCATCTGGGCCGGCCCCACATTATCATCATAACATGTATCTTCCACGTAATCTTCTTTACTGTCAGTTCCAAGAAACGGGTAGGTTTTGGAAGGAGAGGAAAAATTACTGTCTTTGCCGTCTTGAATATTTGGGGAATCCAAATCGTTCACTTGGTTCATTGTACCTTCTTCTTTGTCTCTTGCTTCATGATTACATTCTTGGGACCTTGAAACATCATTATTACGTGCAGACTCTACATCTTCCAGGTTACCATCCGGATTCCGGCAAGAATTGGTCGGAGATCGTTTTACTTCATCACAACCCTTTGGGGCACGATTATCCCGAAAAGCAGGCGAATCATCATCAGACGATTCGAAAGAATCGTCTACGCATTCATCATCTGAGTCATCATCAACATTAGCATGAATGTTATCTTCCCTATCGTCCTTTTCAGATTTGTAAGCATCATCAACCCAATCGTCCGAAACTGGTTCAATGTCAATTTGCACCTTCCGATTATGATCTTCAAGGACGGAAACATATAGCATGACCAGATCATCAACAATAATCTCAGCGAACCCATAAATATGATTTAAATCCATAACATGAATTAAAGCATGACCAGCCAAAAGGTTTTGATTTTGTGAAGTAATGGAACAATTCTCAAGTTCGATGACCCTTCCCCACTTCCCAGCAATTTCACTAAACACCTCCTCATTCCAACAAGTTACCGGAACTCCCTTGATTTCAATCCACACATAACGACCTCCTGATTTCCAATAGTTAGGTTTGAGCCTTTCAATACCACTACACCATTTGTTGATTATATGGCCATTCGAATTCAGTAGGTTGTTCACCATGGACTTAGATTGATAATGCATAAGGATGTCTAGTCCTCCCAAGTACTTGATAGAGAAATCAACTAAACCTTCTGCCCTACATAGGTTTTCGAATTGATTAATAAGGCCGATGTTATTTACATGTGCAACCACACAACAATCCATGAATTCTTCACTATTGCAGTTAAGATTCCTGATATCAGCCTTCCTAACATCCTTCACATCTTCAGCCACTTTTCGGATAACATTCTTCACTTTGTTTTTATCCAGATTTGCCCTCAAATCTGCTTTCTTACTATTGATCTTGTACCTTAAATCAATCCTAGGTGAGGCGGTTACCTCGTTAAAACCTCTACCATCAGTGTAAGCGTTGGACCAGTGTCCTTTGCATTGATGATCATCGATGTTACCATTGTTGTATCCCCTTGAAACACCCATCGAATGAAATCGCTGGTGCGTCGAACCAGTTCTACCATCAGCTCTATCATgagctttgaaaaccctaattggaaAGCCATCGAACTTGATGGTTTCCAGGGATTTAAGCAGCCGACCTTCATTAGAAACTTCTCCAAATCTAGCGAAAGCGAATCGCTGACCATTTTTGAGGCGTTTAGATGCCATATAGATGTCTTTCAAAATTCCAAACGGTTTGAACGTACGCCATAGTTTCTCCATGTTCCAACTATCGGGATAGTTGAAAAACATGAACGAGGTCCATTGGTTCTTGACTAATCTTGGAAAATCGTTGTCGTTGAATCTCCCGTTGTATTGATCTTGCTTGAAATCGAAACCCGCCTTGAAGCTTGcatacctctctctctctctctcctcactTTCTCTCTCACGCACCCCCCATATCTTTTATATGTtttagtacttttttttttttaaatgttagcTACAAGCAATAAAACCCGACTATACACATAGACGACGTTGATTAGTGACCAGACACAAAGTTAACTAGTATAACTAAGACAAATGGGTTCTTAAAGGTCGcaatataagttatctaatttTTTATTTGATATTTATTTTCGACCAATATGTAGATCAAGAACCGGCTTATTGTGCATGTGACCATGAGCCCACAAGGCGTATAACCTTTTGTTGATCGGCTTCAAGCCACCAATATGACCCACAAGATTCCATGGCATTACATTGTACGTTCAAGTGGTACATAAATTTGTTAGACTATATTATTTATGTAGCC
This window of the Rutidosis leptorrhynchoides isolate AG116_Rl617_1_P2 chromosome 7, CSIRO_AGI_Rlap_v1, whole genome shotgun sequence genome carries:
- the LOC139859312 gene encoding uncharacterized protein; this translates as MTCMGFGTKWCKWILACLKSASISILVNGSPTKEFSIGRGVRQGDPLSPFLFILAAEGLNILTKAAFDRGLFKGVEIGGDKVAISHLQYADDTMFFGEWSNSNARNLINILKCFELSSGLKVNFQKSCLYGVGDSMDEVERLASRMHCQAGKFPFIYLGLPIGAKMKKISDWTPVIDKFKKRLSEWKMRTLSFGGNAIEDCDVAFKNSFNKSIGDGKSTLFWKDNWCGSACLKDLFPRLYMLESNKDAMVSDRISSAPSSRHTGTAATEIAAAASVVVSDAGGGCEFPAVVFGSRPNSASAQRNSAHHSPPLGNRAGIGSQNASSCCISWSWLRDPRGRTLNELVEIENLLKSFQFDFNTRESWKWGLANNGIFTVKKLSSLLDTHILGNPIGSKRTLRNNLVPKKIEIFIWRSLKKRIPVRIELDKRGIDLHSVRCHVCDDGLESVDHSLIECKYARDVWTRLHKWWNFGSCSFSNVGDIEGNLAHSSSTLGHRIWQAVVWVCAYYLWKNRNLMAFSKDSWSASVLVSEIQVKSFEWISNRIKGKFIDWLNWLVSPQKFLDL
- the LOC139858573 gene encoding amino acid permease 3-like produces the protein MKMGEHAAGKFEIAAGFAPQAPSKCFDDDGRLKRTGTVWTASAHIITAVIGSGVLSLAWATAQLGWVAGPTVLFLFSFVTYYTSCLLAACYRSGDPVNGKRNYTYMEAVQNNLGGFQVKICGLIQYFNLVGVAIGYTIAASISMIAVKKSSCFHEKGHDNPCGVSGTPYMMMFGVLEILFSQIPDFDQISWLSMVAAVMSFTYSSIGLGLGISKVVENRKVKGSLTGISIGAVTPSGTVTEIQKIWRSFQALGAIAFAYSYSLILIEIQDTIKSPPAEYKTMKKATMISVVTTTIFYMFCGCFGYAAFGDMSPGNLLTGFGFYNPYWLLDIANAAIVIHLVGAYQVYCQPLFAFVETTASRYFPESKFINNDIDIPIPFGGYKLNLFRLVWRTAFVCMTTIVALLMPFFNDVVGILGAFGFWPLTVYFPVEMYIVQKKIPKWSTRWISLQILSVACLIISLCAAAGSFAGVASDLKVYTPFKTVY